From Streptomyces sp. NBC_00775, one genomic window encodes:
- a CDS encoding acyl-CoA dehydrogenase family protein: MPDRAPQPVDRQLPTDEARDLISLVRDIAQREIAPKAAEEEDAGHFPRDVFRLLSESGLLGLPYDSAYGGGDQPYEVYLQVLEELAAARLTVALGVSVHSLACHALANYGTKEQRAEHLPAMLGGGLLGAYCLSEPSSGSDAASLRTKAARDGDHWVITGTKAWITHGGIADFYTVLARSGGEGPRGITAYLVPGDAQGLSAAPPEKKMGMKGSPTAQVHFDGVRVRDDRRIGDEGQGFAIALSALDSGRLGIAACAVGVAQAALDEAVAYATGRQQFGRPISDFQGLRFMLADMATQIEAGRALYLAAARLRDAGRPFSKQAAMAKLLCTDTAMKVTTDAVQVLGGYGYTADFPVERYMREAKVLQIVEGTNQIQRMVIARHLAGPDSR, from the coding sequence ATGCCCGACCGCGCCCCGCAGCCGGTGGACCGTCAACTGCCCACGGACGAGGCCCGGGATCTGATCTCGCTCGTCCGCGACATCGCGCAGCGCGAGATCGCCCCCAAGGCGGCCGAGGAGGAGGACGCCGGGCACTTCCCGCGTGACGTCTTCCGCCTGCTCTCCGAGTCGGGACTGCTCGGCCTGCCCTACGACTCCGCATACGGCGGGGGAGACCAGCCGTACGAGGTCTACCTCCAGGTGCTCGAAGAGCTGGCCGCGGCCCGCCTCACCGTCGCCCTCGGCGTGAGCGTGCACTCGCTTGCCTGCCACGCCCTCGCGAACTACGGCACCAAGGAGCAGAGGGCCGAACATCTGCCCGCGATGCTCGGTGGCGGCCTCCTCGGCGCGTACTGCCTCTCCGAGCCGTCCTCCGGTTCGGACGCCGCCTCGCTGCGGACCAAGGCCGCGAGAGACGGTGACCACTGGGTGATCACCGGCACCAAGGCCTGGATCACGCACGGCGGCATCGCGGACTTCTACACCGTGCTCGCGCGCAGTGGCGGGGAGGGGCCCCGTGGCATCACCGCCTACCTGGTGCCCGGTGACGCCCAGGGGCTGAGCGCCGCGCCGCCCGAGAAGAAGATGGGCATGAAGGGCTCGCCCACCGCCCAGGTCCACTTCGACGGGGTGCGGGTCCGCGACGACCGGCGTATCGGTGACGAGGGTCAGGGCTTCGCGATCGCCCTGTCCGCGCTCGACTCCGGGCGGCTCGGCATCGCGGCCTGTGCCGTAGGTGTCGCCCAGGCGGCCCTGGACGAGGCCGTGGCCTACGCGACCGGTCGGCAGCAGTTCGGGCGTCCGATCTCGGACTTCCAGGGGCTGCGCTTCATGCTCGCGGACATGGCGACACAGATCGAGGCGGGCCGGGCGCTCTACCTGGCCGCGGCCCGGCTGCGTGACGCGGGCCGGCCGTTCTCCAAGCAGGCGGCCATGGCCAAGCTGCTGTGCACGGACACCGCGATGAAGGTCACCACGGACGCCGTCCAGGTGCTCGGCGGGTACGGCTACACCGCAGACTTCCCGGTGGAGCGCTATATGCGCGAGGCCAAGGTCCTCCAGATCGTCGAGGGCACCAATCAGATCCAGCGGATGGTCATCGCCCGTCACCTCGCGGGGCCGGACTCGCGCTGA
- a CDS encoding glycoside hydrolase family 18 protein — MHISHRPRSRFRALVSAACCAVLGAGLLAGAGTATASSAVVTPKAAGSKVVGYFTEWGVYDRNYHVKNVETSGSAAKLTHINYAFGNVTGGKCAMGDSYAATDKAYTADQSVDGVADTWDQPLRGNFNQLRKLKKKHPNLKVLWSFGGWTWSSGFGEAAKNPAAFAQSCYDLVENSKWADVFDGIDIDWEYPNACGNTCDTSGKAAFKNLMSALRSKFGSSNLVTAAITADATAGGKIDAADYAGAAQYVDWYNPMTYDFFGAWDATGPTAPHSPLNSYTGIPKAGYYTSATIAKLKGLGIPASKLLLGIGFYGRGWTGVTQAAPGGTATGPATGTYEQGIDDYKVLKTKCPATGTVGGTAYAKCGTNWWSYDTPSTIAGKMSYKNVQGLGGTFFWELSGDTSNGELIKSIN, encoded by the coding sequence ATGCACATTTCGCACCGTCCCCGCTCCCGGTTCCGGGCGCTCGTGTCCGCCGCGTGTTGCGCCGTCCTCGGCGCCGGACTGCTCGCCGGCGCGGGCACCGCCACCGCGTCCTCCGCCGTCGTGACGCCGAAGGCGGCCGGGTCCAAGGTCGTCGGCTACTTCACCGAATGGGGCGTCTACGACCGGAACTACCACGTCAAGAACGTCGAGACCTCCGGTTCGGCCGCCAAGCTGACCCACATCAACTACGCCTTCGGCAACGTCACCGGCGGCAAGTGCGCCATGGGCGACTCGTACGCGGCGACCGACAAGGCCTACACCGCCGACCAGTCCGTCGACGGTGTCGCCGACACCTGGGACCAGCCCCTGCGCGGCAACTTCAACCAGCTGCGCAAGCTGAAGAAGAAGCACCCGAACCTCAAGGTCCTCTGGTCGTTCGGCGGTTGGACCTGGTCGAGCGGTTTCGGCGAGGCCGCCAAGAACCCGGCCGCGTTCGCCCAGTCCTGCTACGACCTGGTGGAGAACTCCAAGTGGGCGGACGTCTTCGACGGCATCGACATCGACTGGGAGTACCCCAACGCCTGCGGCAACACCTGTGACACCAGCGGCAAGGCGGCGTTCAAGAACCTGATGTCGGCGCTGCGTTCGAAGTTCGGCTCCAGCAATCTGGTCACCGCGGCGATCACGGCCGACGCCACCGCGGGCGGCAAGATCGACGCGGCGGACTACGCGGGCGCGGCGCAGTACGTCGACTGGTACAACCCGATGACGTACGACTTCTTCGGCGCCTGGGACGCGACCGGGCCGACCGCCCCGCACTCGCCGCTGAACTCGTACACCGGTATCCCGAAGGCGGGTTACTACACCTCCGCGACCATCGCCAAGCTCAAGGGCCTCGGCATCCCGGCCTCGAAGCTGCTGCTCGGTATCGGCTTCTACGGGCGCGGCTGGACCGGTGTCACCCAGGCGGCGCCGGGCGGCACGGCGACCGGCCCGGCGACGGGAACGTACGAGCAGGGCATCGACGACTACAAGGTGCTCAAGACGAAGTGCCCGGCGACCGGCACCGTCGGCGGCACCGCGTACGCCAAGTGCGGGACGAACTGGTGGAGTTACGACACTCCGTCGACCATCGCGGGCAAGATGAGCTACAAGAACGTGCAGGGCCTGGGTGGCACCTTCTTCTGGGAGCTGAGCGGCGACACCTCGAACGGCGAACTGATCAAGTCGATCAACTAG
- a CDS encoding SCO1431 family membrane protein: MTKVSTAETCFGGKVVESVGSRREAGDTTAPLRQRDAMTASSATAARLRARTGGPREDGPKILEHIAGWTFVVVLAMLVTQLGLL; the protein is encoded by the coding sequence GTGACCAAGGTCTCTACCGCTGAAACCTGCTTCGGTGGCAAGGTGGTCGAGTCGGTGGGGAGCCGACGGGAGGCGGGGGACACCACCGCACCACTACGTCAGCGAGATGCCATGACCGCGAGCTCCGCCACCGCCGCCCGTCTCCGTGCCCGCACCGGAGGCCCCAGGGAAGACGGTCCCAAGATCCTCGAACACATCGCGGGCTGGACCTTCGTGGTGGTCCTCGCGATGCTCGTCACCCAGCTCGGCCTGCTGTGA
- a CDS encoding M1 family metallopeptidase, with protein sequence MSTFRTPRRRARLALAAAITVAAALTGPVSQAAPSPSSAPSPGAAGLGDPMFPLDGNGGYKVSRYLLDFDWQAPKTPFEAATTIKATATQALSRFDLDFAGNTLHAVTVNGKAATAVRDGDELVITPAEPLAQGKAFTVKVTYTADPTQIRHRDDAIEDYGWIPTPDGTVLYPQPNGAKMIFPSNDHPSRRAPITFHITTPPGLTAVANGKLTDRAEQADGRVRWTYDSEQPLATQLAQLAIGKFTLVDSTGPHGLPIRDVVPDDLVAPTEQYRKLTADHIAWLEERLGPYPFNRYGLLVGDTDLGVALETNTLSLIPKADLLGDQVSAERNLVHELTHQWTGDSVGIKTWSDLWLSEGHARFYERLYSEAHGGAVFEDTMKTAYANHDQWRHDYGAPAEPTEPNLFKRMRYDGSALVLYALREKVGQETFGKIERAWVTKYRGKTASTQDYIDLASKVAGEDLDGFLHPWLYGANTPPMPNHPDWVVNPVQS encoded by the coding sequence ATGAGCACGTTCCGGACGCCTCGCCGCAGAGCTCGCCTGGCCCTGGCGGCGGCGATCACCGTGGCGGCGGCCTTAACGGGTCCGGTCTCACAAGCCGCCCCTTCGCCGTCCAGCGCCCCGTCCCCCGGTGCGGCAGGTCTCGGCGACCCGATGTTCCCGCTCGACGGCAACGGCGGATACAAGGTCAGCCGCTACCTCCTCGACTTCGACTGGCAGGCACCGAAGACGCCCTTCGAGGCAGCCACGACGATCAAGGCGACCGCCACCCAGGCCTTGTCCCGCTTCGACCTGGACTTCGCGGGCAACACCCTGCACGCGGTGACCGTCAACGGGAAGGCGGCCACCGCCGTACGCGACGGCGACGAGCTGGTGATCACCCCGGCCGAGCCCCTCGCCCAGGGCAAGGCCTTCACCGTCAAGGTCACCTATACCGCCGACCCGACGCAGATCCGCCACCGCGACGACGCCATCGAGGACTACGGCTGGATCCCGACACCGGACGGCACGGTGCTCTATCCGCAGCCCAACGGCGCCAAGATGATCTTCCCGTCGAACGACCATCCGAGCCGGCGCGCGCCCATCACCTTCCACATCACCACCCCGCCGGGCCTCACCGCCGTCGCCAACGGCAAGCTCACCGACCGCGCCGAACAGGCCGACGGACGCGTGCGGTGGACGTACGACTCGGAGCAGCCGCTGGCCACGCAGCTCGCCCAGCTGGCGATCGGCAAGTTCACCCTCGTCGACAGCACGGGACCGCACGGGCTGCCGATCCGCGACGTGGTCCCCGACGACCTGGTCGCGCCGACCGAGCAGTACCGCAAGCTCACCGCCGACCACATCGCCTGGCTGGAGGAGCGGCTCGGCCCGTACCCCTTCAACCGGTACGGCCTCCTCGTCGGCGACACCGACCTGGGCGTGGCCCTGGAGACGAACACGCTCTCCCTGATCCCGAAGGCCGACCTGCTCGGCGACCAGGTCAGCGCCGAGCGGAACCTGGTGCACGAACTGACCCACCAGTGGACCGGCGACAGCGTCGGCATCAAGACCTGGTCCGACCTGTGGCTGAGCGAGGGCCACGCCCGCTTCTACGAGCGGCTGTACTCGGAGGCACACGGCGGCGCGGTCTTCGAGGACACCATGAAGACGGCGTACGCGAACCACGACCAGTGGCGCCACGACTACGGCGCCCCGGCCGAGCCGACCGAACCGAACCTCTTCAAGCGGATGCGCTACGACGGTTCGGCGCTCGTCCTGTACGCGCTGCGCGAGAAGGTCGGCCAGGAGACGTTCGGGAAGATCGAGCGGGCCTGGGTCACCAAGTACCGCGGAAAGACCGCGAGTACGCAGGACTACATCGACCTGGCGTCGAAGGTCGCGGGCGAGGACCTCGACGGCTTCCTGCACCCCTGGCTGTACGGGGCGAACACCCCGCCGATGCCGAACCACCCGGACTGGGTCGTCAATCCGGTCCAGAGCTGA
- a CDS encoding amino acid permease codes for MSERISAPRARGRAGEESAALDDDATLHAMGYPRKLTRRFQAFDNFAISFTIINIVSGIFSAFGFGMNAGGPRILVFGWIGVSVMVLFIGAAMAEVASAYPTSGALYFSAGKLAKRHKGAWSWYTGWLNFVGQVGGTAATGYAAATFIQAFIALQWHSYEPTAQQTVLITALIIVIQGLANTYTVQLVALINRISVWWLLIGLLVIVSTLIVMPDDHQSASFVTHFVNNTGFTNGLYGGMLGLLVTSWTFTGFDGSFHMSEETVRATVNAPRGITRAIGYSAITGLILILALVYSIHDYDKVASSSAPPVQILIDGLGMGMAKVILLIVIGAMLFCGLANLTSNTRQIFAFSRDGAMPGSHWWHSVSPRTRTPVKAVWLAVACSVALVVPGWWSHTAFTAIVSVNVVGLFLAYAVPIFLRLRLGEEFQPGPWNLGRWSKPVGWVAVIWILASSVLFMLPQVSPITGDTFNYAGIALAVVLIIATVWWFATARRRFQGPVSYGRPDEVAAMDLI; via the coding sequence GTGTCAGAACGGATATCGGCCCCACGCGCGAGAGGCCGCGCCGGCGAGGAATCCGCCGCGCTCGACGACGACGCGACACTTCATGCGATGGGATATCCGAGAAAGCTCACGCGCCGATTCCAGGCGTTCGACAATTTCGCGATCTCCTTCACCATCATCAACATCGTCTCGGGAATTTTCTCGGCCTTCGGATTCGGTATGAATGCCGGTGGTCCGCGCATTCTCGTGTTCGGCTGGATCGGCGTCTCCGTCATGGTGCTTTTCATCGGCGCCGCGATGGCGGAGGTCGCCTCCGCCTATCCGACCAGTGGAGCGCTCTATTTCTCCGCCGGAAAGCTCGCCAAGCGCCACAAGGGTGCCTGGTCCTGGTACACGGGCTGGCTGAATTTCGTTGGCCAGGTGGGCGGCACGGCCGCCACCGGGTACGCGGCCGCCACCTTCATCCAGGCCTTCATCGCCCTGCAGTGGCACTCGTACGAGCCGACGGCCCAGCAGACGGTCCTGATCACGGCGCTCATCATCGTGATCCAGGGTCTGGCCAATACCTACACCGTCCAGCTGGTCGCCCTGATCAACCGGATCTCCGTGTGGTGGCTGCTGATCGGGCTCCTGGTGATCGTGAGCACACTGATCGTGATGCCCGACGATCACCAGTCGGCGTCGTTCGTCACGCATTTCGTGAACAACACCGGTTTCACGAACGGCCTTTACGGGGGGATGCTCGGCCTGCTGGTCACCAGTTGGACCTTCACGGGCTTCGACGGCAGCTTCCACATGTCCGAGGAAACGGTGCGGGCCACGGTCAACGCGCCCCGGGGGATCACGCGGGCGATCGGCTATTCGGCGATCACCGGACTGATCCTCATCCTCGCCCTTGTGTACAGCATTCATGATTATGACAAGGTGGCGAGCTCCTCGGCGCCGCCCGTGCAGATTCTCATCGATGGCCTTGGCATGGGCATGGCTAAGGTGATCCTGCTGATCGTGATCGGGGCCATGCTCTTCTGCGGTCTGGCCAATCTCACCAGCAACACCCGGCAGATCTTCGCCTTCTCCCGGGACGGCGCGATGCCGGGCTCCCACTGGTGGCACTCGGTCTCGCCGCGCACCCGTACCCCCGTCAAGGCCGTGTGGCTGGCGGTTGCCTGCTCGGTGGCCCTGGTCGTCCCCGGCTGGTGGTCGCACACGGCCTTCACCGCCATCGTCAGCGTCAACGTCGTCGGACTCTTCCTCGCCTACGCCGTGCCGATCTTCCTGCGGCTGCGGCTCGGTGAGGAGTTCCAGCCCGGCCCGTGGAACCTGGGCCGCTGGAGCAAGCCCGTCGGCTGGGTGGCCGTGATCTGGATCCTCGCCAGCAGCGTGCTGTTCATGCTGCCGCAGGTCTCGCCGATCACCGGCGACACCTTCAACTACGCGGGGATCGCCCTCGCCGTGGTGCTGATCATCGCCACGGTGTGGTGGTTCGCCACGGCCCGCCGCCGCTTCCAGGGGCCGGTCAGCTACGGACGGCCCGACGAGGTCGCGGCGATGGACCTCATCTGA
- a CDS encoding AAA family ATPase produces MDFGTQGPEAPADLAWMRGVDAYTMGAYPQAEEEFRTAVRMDPGMADGWLGLHALRVDTTTALLRMFRHRDRFGEQRTRHRRTLNSWYWLGWWVQPVLESPRDLLLAHASHWLDGRHVPELDRALAGLPPVDTDPQVRFLHACRAYLVKDWEQLVRHTDPLIDDPMLGIEAGLFGGMARVRLEMFGQAEPLLSSALMRCRSEQPQRKELRYWLARAHEGTGRSAAALPLYRAVHRVDPSFMDTSARLAAISEGDGYDDAAADLAAITLAGVGQDVMEGPDGVDPLFGGEGRDLKLSEPDFAPPGALPPETDAVREKAVIPVQPLPAGPTDPALLEDALNELERMVGLEPVKRQVKALSAQLNMARLRAGQGLPVQPPKRHFVFSGPSGTGKTTVARILGRVFYALGLLGGDHLVEAQRADLVGEYLGQTAVKANELIDSAIGGVLFVDEAYSLSNSGYGKGDAYGDEALQVLLKRAEDNRDHLVVILAGYPEGMDRLLAANPGLSSRFTTRVDFPSYRPLELTSIGEVLAAENGDIWDEEALDELRSIAGHVVDQGWIDELGNGRFLRTLYEKSCAYRDLRLSGYPGTLSRDDLSTLRLPDLMQAYGEVLSGRGPQDPSAM; encoded by the coding sequence ATGGACTTCGGCACGCAGGGCCCCGAGGCCCCGGCCGACCTCGCCTGGATGCGAGGCGTGGACGCCTACACGATGGGCGCCTATCCGCAGGCGGAGGAGGAGTTCCGCACCGCGGTCCGGATGGACCCGGGCATGGCGGACGGCTGGCTCGGACTGCACGCGCTGCGGGTGGACACGACGACCGCGCTGCTGCGGATGTTCCGGCACCGGGACCGTTTCGGGGAGCAGCGCACCCGTCATCGGCGCACCCTCAACTCCTGGTACTGGCTGGGCTGGTGGGTGCAGCCGGTGCTGGAGAGCCCGCGCGATCTGCTGCTCGCGCACGCCTCGCACTGGCTCGACGGACGCCATGTCCCGGAGCTGGACCGGGCGTTGGCCGGTCTGCCCCCCGTCGACACGGACCCCCAGGTGCGGTTCCTGCACGCGTGCCGCGCCTATCTGGTCAAGGACTGGGAGCAGTTGGTCCGGCACACCGATCCGCTGATCGACGATCCCATGCTGGGCATAGAGGCCGGCCTCTTCGGCGGGATGGCCCGGGTCCGCCTGGAGATGTTCGGCCAGGCCGAGCCCCTCCTCTCCTCCGCCCTGATGCGCTGCCGCAGCGAGCAGCCGCAGCGCAAGGAGCTGCGGTACTGGCTGGCGCGGGCGCACGAGGGCACGGGGCGGTCCGCCGCCGCGCTGCCCCTGTACCGGGCGGTGCACCGGGTCGACCCCTCCTTCATGGACACCTCGGCGCGGCTCGCGGCCATCTCCGAGGGCGACGGGTACGACGATGCCGCCGCCGACCTGGCGGCGATCACGCTCGCCGGAGTCGGGCAGGACGTGATGGAGGGCCCGGACGGCGTGGATCCGCTGTTCGGCGGCGAGGGACGGGACCTGAAGCTCTCGGAGCCCGACTTCGCGCCACCGGGGGCGCTGCCTCCCGAGACCGACGCGGTGCGCGAGAAGGCCGTGATCCCGGTGCAGCCGCTGCCCGCGGGGCCGACCGACCCCGCGTTACTCGAAGACGCGCTCAACGAGCTGGAGCGCATGGTGGGCCTGGAGCCCGTGAAGCGCCAAGTCAAGGCGCTGTCGGCGCAGTTGAACATGGCGAGACTGCGCGCCGGGCAGGGCCTCCCGGTCCAGCCACCCAAGCGGCACTTCGTCTTCTCCGGCCCCTCCGGCACCGGCAAGACCACCGTGGCCCGCATTCTCGGCCGGGTCTTCTACGCGCTCGGGCTGCTCGGCGGCGACCACCTGGTGGAGGCCCAGCGGGCCGACCTGGTCGGCGAGTACCTCGGCCAGACGGCCGTGAAGGCCAACGAGTTGATCGACTCGGCGATCGGTGGAGTCCTGTTCGTGGACGAGGCGTACTCCCTGTCCAACTCCGGGTACGGCAAGGGCGACGCGTACGGCGACGAGGCCCTGCAAGTCCTGCTGAAGCGGGCCGAGGACAACCGGGACCACCTCGTCGTCATCCTCGCCGGCTACCCGGAGGGCATGGACCGCCTGCTCGCCGCCAACCCCGGCCTCTCCTCCCGCTTCACCACCCGCGTCGACTTCCCCTCCTACCGCCCCCTCGAACTCACCTCCATCGGCGAGGTGCTGGCCGCCGAGAACGGTGACATCTGGGACGAGGAGGCGTTGGACGAGCTGCGCTCGATTGCCGGGCACGTCGTCGACCAGGGCTGGATCGACGAGCTCGGCAACGGGCGCTTTCTGCGCACCCTGTACGAGAAGAGCTGCGCGTACCGGGATCTGCGGCTCTCGGGCTATCCGGGCACCCTGTCGCGCGACGACCTGTCCACGCTTCGGCTGCCGGATCTCATGCAGGCGTACGGGGAGGTTCTGTCGGGCCGGGGGCCACAGGATCCGTCGGCGATGTGA
- a CDS encoding TetR/AcrR family transcriptional regulator — protein sequence MNHSQQHGVDRPRARGTDRSLARRAELIAIGRKLFADTSYDALSMDDIARQAHVAKGLIYYYFKSKRGYYLAIVEDSVADLVSRAAGGLELPPAERVHRTIDGYLRYAEHNQAAYRTIITGGVGFDTEVQAIRQGVREVIVQTIAEGAYGRRKIEPLPRMALLGWLCSVEGATLDWIGHQALPRDTMRELLVKMLGGALRAVEELDPSYQAPPAARRDT from the coding sequence TTGAATCATAGTCAACAGCACGGCGTCGACCGCCCCCGGGCGCGCGGCACCGATCGCTCACTGGCGCGCCGCGCCGAACTCATCGCCATCGGACGGAAGTTGTTCGCCGACACGTCGTACGACGCGCTGTCGATGGATGACATCGCACGGCAGGCGCATGTCGCCAAAGGGCTGATCTACTACTACTTCAAATCCAAGCGCGGCTACTACCTCGCCATCGTCGAGGACTCGGTCGCGGATCTGGTCTCCCGGGCGGCCGGTGGCCTCGAACTGCCTCCGGCGGAGCGGGTGCACCGCACCATCGACGGCTATCTGCGCTATGCCGAGCACAACCAGGCCGCGTACCGCACGATCATCACCGGCGGCGTCGGTTTCGACACCGAGGTGCAGGCCATACGCCAGGGCGTGCGCGAGGTCATCGTCCAGACCATCGCCGAAGGCGCGTACGGCAGGCGCAAGATCGAGCCGCTGCCCCGCATGGCGCTGCTCGGCTGGCTCTGCAGCGTCGAGGGCGCCACCCTGGACTGGATAGGCCACCAGGCGCTGCCGCGCGACACCATGCGCGAGTTGCTGGTGAAGATGCTGGGCGGCGCCCTGCGCGCCGTCGAGGAGCTCGACCCCTCCTATCAGGCCCCGCCGGCCGCACGCCGGGACACCTGA
- a CDS encoding uridine kinase family protein: MPTSHRTPGSPIHDLASHLRRLPPSCGPVRLIGVDGHAGSGKTTFAGQLAAALGGAPVLHLDDIATHEELFAWTERLLRQVVEPLRRGETARYTPYDWTARSFGPAHELPPAPVILLEGVGAGRRAVRPFLARLLWMELPHDEAWARGQRRDGEAQSEFWAGWVRAERQHFTKDPSRPFADLLVRQCSEGYEVLPGPVETSGPDHFITHGDGPPAVC; the protein is encoded by the coding sequence ATGCCGACATCTCATCGCACTCCGGGAAGCCCCATTCACGACCTCGCCTCACATCTGCGCCGGCTGCCGCCCTCCTGCGGCCCCGTCCGCCTGATCGGCGTCGACGGGCACGCCGGCTCGGGAAAGACCACTTTCGCCGGGCAGCTGGCGGCGGCACTGGGCGGCGCGCCCGTGCTGCACCTCGACGACATCGCGACGCACGAGGAGCTCTTCGCATGGACGGAGCGACTGCTGCGCCAGGTGGTCGAGCCACTGCGGCGCGGCGAGACGGCGCGCTACACCCCCTACGACTGGACCGCCCGGAGTTTCGGGCCGGCCCATGAACTGCCGCCCGCACCCGTCATTCTTCTGGAGGGCGTCGGGGCGGGCCGCCGCGCGGTGCGCCCGTTCCTCGCGCGACTGCTGTGGATGGAGTTGCCGCACGACGAGGCCTGGGCGCGAGGGCAGCGGCGGGACGGGGAGGCGCAGAGCGAGTTCTGGGCCGGATGGGTCCGCGCCGAGCGCCAACACTTCACCAAGGACCCCTCAAGACCGTTCGCCGATCTTCTGGTGCGGCAGTGTTCCGAGGGATACGAGGTGCTGCCGGGGCCTGTTGAGACCTCTGGACCGGACCACTTCATCACTCACGGTGACGGACCACCCGCAGTGTGCTGA
- a CDS encoding peptidase C39 family protein, translating into MTRASEPSRRAILAVAVAAAATGAAGPAAAATPAGPAEAPARLVDNRAWTSYTDWRSGSAQGTRAVPGVRPGLVIAAPAGTADYTDPHTGKTSTWEYATWTAPVHRLAVPSTEVIASWNAHTPAGTWLQVELTGTYSDGTDTPWYVMGRWAAGDQDIRRTSVDDQSDGKSTIWTDTFSIDDADSGLRLLSYRLRLTLYRTPGARITPMVWRLGAMGSDIPDRFTVPATTPGLAQELSVPRYSQEIHAGQYPEYDNGGEAWCSPTSSQMIIEYWGRKPTAEQLAWVNPDYSDPQVCHAARFTYDYQYGGCGNWPFNAAYASTYKDLQGVVTRLGSLTDLETLIAAGIPAITSQSFLKSELTGAGYGTSGHLMTVIGFTADGDVIANDPASPGDEAVRRVYKRSEWETIWLRTKRYNASGKVVSGTGGVCYLYFPAHPSARQCKALEAVGIR; encoded by the coding sequence ATGACCAGAGCTTCAGAGCCGTCCCGCAGAGCCATCCTGGCCGTGGCCGTCGCCGCGGCAGCCACAGGTGCCGCGGGCCCCGCGGCCGCGGCCACCCCCGCGGGGCCGGCCGAAGCCCCCGCACGCCTCGTGGACAATCGTGCCTGGACCTCGTACACCGACTGGCGGAGCGGTAGCGCGCAGGGCACGCGGGCCGTGCCGGGCGTCCGTCCCGGTCTGGTGATCGCCGCCCCGGCCGGCACCGCCGACTACACGGACCCGCACACCGGCAAGACCTCCACCTGGGAGTACGCGACCTGGACCGCCCCGGTCCACCGGCTCGCCGTCCCCTCCACCGAGGTGATCGCCTCCTGGAACGCGCACACCCCGGCGGGCACCTGGCTCCAGGTCGAGCTGACGGGCACGTACTCCGACGGCACGGACACCCCCTGGTATGTGATGGGCCGCTGGGCGGCCGGCGACCAGGACATCAGGCGGACCTCCGTGGACGACCAGAGCGACGGCAAGAGCACCATCTGGACGGACACCTTCTCCATCGACGACGCCGACTCGGGCCTGCGGCTTCTCTCGTACCGGCTGCGGCTCACCCTCTACCGCACTCCCGGCGCCAGGATCACGCCCATGGTGTGGCGGCTCGGCGCGATGGGCTCCGACATCCCCGACCGCTTCACCGTCCCGGCCACCACACCCGGCCTCGCCCAGGAGCTGAGCGTCCCGCGCTACTCGCAGGAGATCCACGCGGGCCAGTACCCCGAGTACGACAACGGCGGCGAGGCCTGGTGCAGCCCCACCTCCTCGCAGATGATCATCGAGTACTGGGGCCGCAAGCCGACGGCGGAGCAGCTGGCCTGGGTCAACCCGGACTACTCCGACCCGCAGGTGTGCCACGCGGCCCGCTTCACCTACGACTACCAGTACGGCGGCTGCGGCAACTGGCCGTTCAACGCCGCCTACGCGTCGACGTACAAGGACCTGCAAGGCGTGGTGACCCGCCTCGGCTCGCTCACCGACCTGGAGACGCTGATCGCCGCCGGCATCCCGGCCATAACGTCCCAGTCGTTCCTCAAGTCCGAGCTGACGGGGGCGGGTTACGGCACTTCGGGGCACCTCATGACCGTCATAGGGTTCACCGCGGACGGCGACGTGATCGCCAACGACCCGGCGTCGCCGGGCGACGAGGCGGTGCGCCGGGTCTACAAGCGGTCCGAGTGGGAGACGATCTGGCTCCGTACCAAGAGGTACAACGCCTCTGGGAAGGTCGTCTCCGGTACGGGCGGGGTCTGTTATCTGTACTTCCCGGCACATCCGTCGGCACGGCAGTGCAAGGCGCTCGAGGCGGTCGGCATTCGCTGA